AACTGCAGCAGCTATTGATACACTAGCACTGTCCCCTTCAACACCATCATATGTTTGGATAAACTGAACGTGAATATCATAATCAGAAATATCCTTATCAGTATATTTCTTAATTAATGCACTTACATTTTGTACAGATTCCTGAGCAATTTCACCAAGTTTACCAGTAGCTATTATTTTTCCACCGTTTTTAGATAAGGATGGAGCAGCTTCAGCAGCAATAGGTGAAACAATACCACTTCTATCACCAAGAACAGCTAAACCATTAACCATACCAACTTTTCCACCTTCAGCATTAACCATACTGTATTCTTTTCTTTGGATAATTGATCTGTCAGCTATTTGCTGTTCAAGAGTTCTTGAGAATTTTTTAGCTTCAAGTACATGTTCCGCAGTTACTAAATCCGCACCATGTTCAATAGCTACATCTCCAGAAGACCTTACAAGTCCTCCTAACTCTCTTAATCTTAATGTTAAAGCGTTTTGTTTACCTGACCTACGTTTAGCCTCTAAGATAATTTCATCTAATGCATCTGGAGCGAAATGAGGAATTCTTCCATCATTTTTAACTTCCTGAGCTACAAACTGAACAAGTTTTTCCCTGTTTTCTTCAGTATCATCCATGGAATCTTTCATGAATACTTCATACCCATATCCACGAATCCTTGATCTCATAGCTATATGCATACCTTCAAGAACTTGAATGTTACCTGATGCTACAAGTACAAAGTCACATGGAGCTGCTTGTGATCTAACCATTGCTCCACTACTGTTTTCACTTTGACCAGTAATTGCATATTGTTTTTCTTGCATTGCTGATAAAAGTTCTTGTTGGGTCTTCATAGACATTGTACCAATTTCATCAATGTATAAAACTCCTCTGTTAGCTTTGTGAATCATTCCTGCTTCAACACGTTCATGTGCAGGAGTTCCAAGACCACCAGATTGGTATGGGTCGTGACGTACATCTCCAAGTAAAGCACCAGCATGTGCACCAGTTGCATCCATAAATGGAGCAAATCTTTTATCTTCATTATTAACAAGTAATTTTGGAGATAAAGTAGTGTTTCTTGGTTTTAATTGAATTGATATCAATAAAATTAAAGCACATGCGATAATTGATTCAAGTAATCTTCCATACATAAATCCAATAACAATAACTGCACCAATTGCAAACATGGTTAAAAGGTTTTTCTTTTCTTCATAACCTTTTGATGAAGCTTTAGTTGCTTGAACAATCTTTTTACCTTCACCTGCAGGGACAGTTCTAATTAAAGGATGATTTGAGTCCTCAGCATTAGGATAAATTAATACATCTTGTAGAGTCTCATGAGGTAAAATCTGTGCCATACCTTTAGCAAGCATGGATTTACCTACCCCTGGATCTCCTATAAGAAGCACATTCCTCCTTTGTTTTGCTGCTTTTTTAATTGTTTCAATTGACTCTTCATGTCCAATTACTTGATCAATTAATAATGGAGGAACATCAATATCTT
This window of the Methanobrevibacter woesei genome carries:
- the lonB gene encoding ATP-dependent protease LonB; translation: MKVNVNESEIDSSENKEKEPVIEEVAEETKPMLDYSNIKSSKDIDVPPLLIDQVIGHEESIETIKKAAKQRRNVLLIGDPGVGKSMLAKGMAQILPHETLQDVLIYPNAEDSNHPLIRTVPAGEGKKIVQATKASSKGYEEKKNLLTMFAIGAVIVIGFMYGRLLESIIACALILLISIQLKPRNTTLSPKLLVNNEDKRFAPFMDATGAHAGALLGDVRHDPYQSGGLGTPAHERVEAGMIHKANRGVLYIDEIGTMSMKTQQELLSAMQEKQYAITGQSENSSGAMVRSQAAPCDFVLVASGNIQVLEGMHIAMRSRIRGYGYEVFMKDSMDDTEENREKLVQFVAQEVKNDGRIPHFAPDALDEIILEAKRRSGKQNALTLRLRELGGLVRSSGDVAIEHGADLVTAEHVLEAKKFSRTLEQQIADRSIIQRKEYSMVNAEGGKVGMVNGLAVLGDRSGIVSPIAAEAAPSLSKNGGKIIATGKLGEIAQESVQNVSALIKKYTDKDISDYDIHVQFIQTYDGVEGDSASVSIAAAVISAVEDIPIDQTVALTGSLNVRGDVMPIGGATAKIEAAAESGLKKVLIPKSNLKDVMIEKKYEDMIEIIPTETLSDVLENILINSTEKDNLLSKMSALKNKVSDTVSSSISKPTHN